A genomic region of Glycine max cultivar Williams 82 chromosome 15, Glycine_max_v4.0, whole genome shotgun sequence contains the following coding sequences:
- the LOC100818297 gene encoding WEB family protein At1g12150 produces the protein MSFRIRDQERDTDSPREAGEIDTRAPFQSVKAAVSLFGEVAVSKEKRSIKRRSSENVLEKETQLLLAQRELNKIKKQLESAENTKSKALSELDKANVTLQELTKKLNSVRESKQSAIEAAEAVKNQAKELEQALSQKAIGYEAWKQELEHARKEYTTTVKELDASKQELNKIRQDFDTALEAKLAAFQTAGEAQRSAKLNTEKLHELKNQVATMKEQIEHLKLASSQAQEDQAKAMEEREARLSFYENAKEEAQNKLIALKNEYEPELTQSLEAKLAETSEEIQVLQKQIQEAHASEMDSVRLITLEIKEATKTLQEVAEEESSLRDLVDSLRKELEQVKKEQEELKEKEKAAEALAVDLTDQLQSKPEETMDKESDNIDEIELKIKHLSFETETARREEEEMRSKTQELKQEAEKSKAVAEELEKKLELYLKQAEEAKAAEQRAIEEMKMMSDSDNTQDTVSVADSNGKIVLTVDEFAALSGKIKESEDLIDRTETAVMAQVEAINTRKNEVDRKVEANLKAIEEIKAATDMALRNAEMADSAKVAVEGELKKWRQEEQNLDYSDNSSRPISLRI, from the exons atgagtTTCAGAATTAGAGATCAAGAAAGGGACACTGATTCTCCAAGAGAGGCTGGAGAGATTGACACAAGGGCTCCATTCCAATCTGTTAAAGCAGCTGTTAGTTTATTTGGTGAAGTAGCCGTCTCAAAGGAAAAACGTTCTATCAAGAGAAGATCATCGGAG AATGTGCTGGAAAAGGAGACTCAGCTTCTCTTGGCCCAAAgagaattaaacaaaataaagaaacagCTAGAAAGTGCTGAGAACACAAAATCCAAAGCCCTCTCCGAGCTTGATAAGGCCAATGTGACCCTTCAGGAATTGACAAAGAAGCTCAACAGTGTGAGGGAATCTAAACAATCAGCAATAGAAGCTGCTGAAGCTGTGAAGAATCAGGCCAAAGAACTTGAACAGGCACTATCCCAAAAAGCTATAGGATATGAAGCATGGAAACAAGAACTAGAGCATGCAAGAAAGGAGTACACAACAACAGTGAAGGAACTAGATGCTTCCAAGCAAgaactcaacaaaataaggcAGGATTTTGACACAGCTTTGGAGGCAAAACTGGCTGCATTCCAAACAGCAGGAGAGGCTCAACGTTCCGCAAAATTGAACACAGAAAAGCTCCATGAACTCAAAAACCAAGTTGCAACCATGAAAGAACAAATTGAACATTTGAAGCTTGCCTCATCACAAGCCCAAGAAGATCAGGCAAAGGCCATGGAAGAAAGAGAAGCACGGCTAAGTTTCTACGAAAATGCCAAGGAAGAAGCACAGAATAAATTAATTGCATTGAAGAATGAGTATGAACCCGAACTAACACAAAGCCTTGAGGCCAAACTTGCTGAAACAAGTGAAGAGATTCAGGTTCTCCAAAAGCAGATACAAGAGGCACATGCTTCTGAGATGGATTCAGTGAGACTAATAACTTTGGAGATCAAAGAAGCAACAAAAACACTTCAAGAAGTTGCTGAAGAAGAATCTTCCCTGAGAGACCTAGTGGATTCCCTTAGGAAAGAATTGGAACAAGTGAAGAAAGAGCAAGAGGAACTCAAGGAGAAGGAAAAGGCAGCAGAAGCTCTAGCTGTTGACCTAACTGATCAACTACAGAGTAAACCAGAAGAGACAATGGACAAAGAATCTGATAACATTGATGAGATAGAATTGAAGATCAAACACCTTTCATTTGAGACAGAAACTGCAagaagggaagaggaagaaatgAGATCTAAAACACAAGAGCTGAAGCAAGAGGCTGAAAAATCCAAAGCAGTGGCAGAAGAACTAGAGAAAAAACTAGAGCTTTACCTGAAACAAGCTGAGGAAGCAAAAGCAGCAGAACAAAGAGCCATTgaggagatgaagatgatgtCAGACAGTGACAACACCCAAGACACAGTCTCAGTTGCAGATTCCAATGGGAAGATTGTGTTGACAGTTGATGAGTTTGCAGCACTGAGTGGGAAGATCAAGGAATCTGAAGACTTGATTGACAGAACAGAAACAGCAGTAATGGCTCAGGTGGAAGCAATCAACACAAGAAAGAATGAAGTGGACAGAAAGGTGGAGGCAAACCTGAAAGCAATTGAGGAAATAAAGGCTGCAACAGATATGGCTCTGAGGAATGCAGAGATGGCGGATTCTGCAAAGGTTGCAGTTGAGGGTGAACTAAAAAAGTGGCGTCAAGAAGAACAAAACTTGGATTACTCAGACAATTCCTCAAGACCAATCTCTCTGCGTATTTAG
- the LOC100780513 gene encoding phosphatidylinositol/phosphatidylcholine transfer protein SFH9: MGLVSQDALNQLQALMDQVLLEEEPLQRTFQNVHQGCVAETLTRFLKAREWNATKAHKMIVDCLKWRVQNEIDNILSKPIIPTDLYRGIRDSQLIGLSGYSREGLPVFAIGVGLSTFDKASVHYYVQSHIQINEYRDRVILPSASKKHERPITTCVKVLDMTGLKLSALNQIKLLTIISSIDDLNYPEKTNTYYIVNAPYIFSACWKVVKPLLQERTRRKVQVLQGCGRDELLKIMDYTSLPHFCRREGSGSSRHSENGNENCYSVDHPFHKQLYNYIKEQSRIHEAVEPIKQGSFHVDFPEPPAEKAEIVKTLESELHKFKISNENGD; this comes from the exons ATGGGCCTTGTTTCCCAGGATGCCCTCAACCAACTCCAAGCTCTCATGGATCAAG TGCTACTTGAGGAGGAGCCACTGCAGAGAACGTTTCAG AATGTTCATCAAGGATGTGTCGCCGAAACCTTAACGCGGTTTCTAAAAGCAAGGGAGTGGAATGCTACCAAGGCCCATAAAATG ATAGTCGATTGTTTAAAGTGGAGAGTACAAAATGAGATTGACAACATATTATCT AAACCAATAATCCCTACTGATTTATACAGAGGCATTCGTGATTCACAACTTATAGGATTGTCCGGGTACTCCAGAGAG GGTCTGCCAGTCTTTGCAATTGGTGTTGGGCTTAGCACATTTGACAAAGCGTCT GTCCATTATTATGTGCAGTCTCACATTCAAATTAATGAATATCGTGATCGTGTAATCTTG CCTTCAGCATCAAAGAAGCATGAGCGGCCTATTACCACATGTGTAAAGGTTTTGGATATGACTGGTCTGAAGTTGTCAGCCCTGAATCAGATAAAG TTGTTAACAATAATATCATCCATTGATGATCTGAACTACCCCGAGAAAACAAATACTTATTACATTGTAAATGCCCCATACATATTTTCAGCTTGTTGGAAG GTTGTGAAGCCACTTTTACAAGAGAGGACAAGAAGAAAAGTACAAGTCTTACAAGGTTGTGGGCGAGATGAGCTATTAAAG ATCATGGATTACACGTCTCTGCCACATTTCTGTAGAAGAGAAGGCTCTGGATCATCAAGACATTCAGAGAATGGAAATGAAAATTGCTATTCCGTGGATCATCCTTTCCATAAGCAGCTCTACAACTACATCAAGGAGCAATCCAGAATCCATGAAGCTGTTGAACCCATCAAGCAGGGATCGTTCCATGTAGATTTTCCCGAACCTCCTGCCGAGAAAGCAGAGATTGTCAAGACTTTAGAGTCTGAGCTACACAAGTTTAAGATCAGCAATGAGAATGGTGATTGA